One genomic region from Myxococcales bacterium encodes:
- a CDS encoding DUF4388 domain-containing protein, giving the protein MRLPGRLKATTLGDLLGSLHRARTNGTLEVVEDSGRSHRVFLQAGLVVAVEIDGGAQALGEMLRRERAIDDDVHRRSVLRSISSERLLGEVLVTDFRVAPSVVGSALRRQIVARLRHLEQLPDARIQFRVAVRTPRSALTNEPLGADEFLRGRKRARDASSDVPPSGYYRTGGADRQPIDPGRLDALRLLDLDASADEEAIRRAYRRMARASHPDLHPAATDAERRALEERFIAVTRAYRALVA; this is encoded by the coding sequence GTGCGGCTTCCCGGTCGATTGAAGGCGACGACACTCGGCGACTTGCTCGGTTCGCTCCACCGGGCCCGCACCAACGGGACGCTCGAGGTGGTCGAAGACTCGGGCCGAAGCCACCGCGTGTTCTTGCAAGCGGGGCTCGTCGTCGCCGTCGAGATCGACGGCGGCGCCCAGGCCTTGGGCGAAATGCTCCGCCGAGAGCGCGCCATCGACGACGACGTGCATCGGCGGTCGGTGCTTCGCTCGATCTCTTCCGAACGCCTCCTCGGCGAGGTGCTCGTCACGGACTTCCGCGTCGCGCCGAGCGTGGTGGGGAGCGCGCTCCGTCGCCAGATCGTCGCGCGGCTTCGTCACCTCGAGCAATTGCCCGACGCTCGCATTCAATTTCGCGTCGCCGTGCGAACGCCACGAAGCGCGCTGACCAACGAGCCGCTGGGCGCCGACGAGTTCTTGCGCGGACGAAAGCGGGCGCGCGATGCCTCGTCGGACGTGCCTCCGTCGGGGTACTACCGCACCGGCGGCGCCGACCGGCAGCCCATCGATCCGGGGCGCCTGGACGCGCTGAGGCTGCTCGACCTCGATGCGTCAGCCGACGAAGAGGCCATCCGTCGCGCCTACCGACGAATGGCGCGCGCTTCGCATCCCGATCTGCACCCAGCGGCCACCGACGCGGAACGTCGCGCCCTCGAAGAGCGCTTCATCGCCGTCACGCGCGCGTACCGCGCGCTCGTCGCGTAG
- a CDS encoding phosphatase PAP2 family protein — MMDAPAPLPWSELGPNTARAFTEPLGVIATAAAVTSTAAFSSSGLDHDARRAVGESFASEGLGDASVLLGYVLPVLVPASLFASGAATSRRSHWVHASAAAQAVVVTFAATLALKLTTGRPFPLHGAPRDAADRYGHPEHAREWNFFAPGRGLAWPSGHASATFALAGALSASTADTAVTIASAGVAAGVSLGMLVGDHHYLSDVVAGSLLGLGVGDAVGRGFRARFLGASDARGVRVSLLPGLSPSVPGFRVSVSGL, encoded by the coding sequence GTGATGGACGCCCCGGCACCTTTGCCCTGGTCGGAGCTCGGTCCGAACACGGCGCGCGCGTTCACCGAGCCGCTCGGCGTGATCGCCACCGCCGCCGCTGTGACGTCCACGGCGGCGTTTTCATCAAGCGGGCTTGACCATGACGCGCGCCGCGCCGTGGGCGAATCCTTCGCGAGTGAGGGACTCGGGGACGCGTCCGTCTTGCTCGGCTACGTGCTGCCGGTCCTCGTCCCCGCGAGCCTCTTCGCGTCGGGCGCAGCCACGTCACGGCGAAGCCATTGGGTGCACGCGTCCGCTGCCGCGCAGGCCGTGGTCGTCACCTTCGCCGCGACGCTCGCGCTGAAGCTCACGACGGGCCGGCCGTTCCCACTCCACGGCGCGCCGCGCGACGCGGCCGATCGCTATGGCCATCCGGAGCATGCGCGCGAGTGGAACTTCTTCGCGCCGGGGCGCGGACTCGCGTGGCCCTCGGGGCACGCATCGGCGACGTTCGCATTGGCGGGCGCGCTCTCGGCGAGCACCGCCGACACCGCCGTCACGATCGCGAGCGCGGGCGTTGCCGCCGGCGTGTCGCTCGGCATGCTCGTGGGCGATCATCACTACCTCTCCGATGTCGTCGCTGGCTCGCTCCTCGGCCTTGGCGTGGGCGACGCCGTGGGCCGCGGCTTTCGAGCGCGGTTTCTCGGCGCCAGCGACGCTCGTGGTGTGCGCGTGTCGCTTCTGCCTGGGCTGTCGCCGAGCGTGCCGGGCTTCCGAGTCTCGGTCTCGGGCCTGTGA
- a CDS encoding sigma-54-dependent Fis family transcriptional regulator, producing the protein MTDDVSRLRIERDLYRGLLSLGEEDDLVPFLEEALSLVMRLSGAHHGLIELRALDGEPVRIARGLADAELPAALRAFSTSVVREALASGRTVSTASAIDDPRFSDVRSVQAASLRAILCAPLQGGDAAGVLYLAERTEPGPFPEGARSLVELFAKHLAPLAGRIARARALNVDVTRELRGRVRADAVAGRSAALASVLQQILVAAPVPISLLVTGESGTGKTAIARAVHDTLSRHAGPFVDLNCAVIPEALFESELFGAEKGAHSTATRRLDGKIEAARGGTLFLDEIGELPLSVQAKLLGFLQSRSYFRLGGTKAVEADVRVVAATNRDLKELVAERRFREDLFYRLDVLRIHVPPLRERVSDIALIADAILVRLAEQHGRRLALSRAAELALEESEWPGNVRQLENVIARGWATALAEGTARVDARHVFPGAKAEAPSDAETNEPEGWREATLRFQRRLLADTLAATSWNVAESARRLGVARSHMNELIRAHGLERPG; encoded by the coding sequence GTGACCGACGACGTCAGCCGCCTTCGCATCGAGCGTGATCTCTACCGGGGTCTCCTCTCGCTCGGTGAAGAGGACGACCTTGTCCCGTTTCTGGAAGAAGCGCTCTCGCTCGTGATGCGCCTCTCTGGCGCGCACCACGGTCTCATTGAGCTGCGCGCTCTTGACGGCGAGCCCGTCCGCATCGCTCGGGGCCTCGCCGACGCCGAACTTCCGGCGGCGCTCCGCGCGTTCTCGACGAGCGTGGTGCGCGAGGCCCTGGCCTCGGGGCGCACAGTGAGCACCGCCAGCGCCATCGACGATCCTCGCTTCTCCGACGTGCGAAGCGTCCAGGCCGCGAGCTTGCGGGCCATCCTTTGCGCTCCGCTCCAAGGCGGCGACGCCGCGGGGGTCCTGTACCTCGCCGAACGGACCGAGCCTGGGCCATTCCCTGAAGGGGCGCGTTCGCTCGTCGAGCTCTTCGCGAAACACCTGGCGCCACTCGCCGGACGCATCGCGCGCGCGCGCGCCTTGAACGTCGACGTGACCCGCGAGCTTCGCGGCCGTGTGCGGGCCGACGCCGTCGCGGGGCGCAGCGCCGCCTTGGCGAGCGTGCTTCAACAGATACTCGTGGCCGCGCCGGTTCCCATCTCGCTCCTCGTGACGGGCGAGAGCGGTACCGGCAAGACCGCCATTGCCCGGGCCGTCCACGACACGTTGTCGCGCCATGCGGGGCCCTTCGTTGATCTCAACTGCGCCGTGATTCCCGAGGCGCTCTTCGAGAGCGAGCTCTTCGGGGCAGAGAAGGGCGCTCACAGCACCGCGACGCGGCGCCTCGACGGCAAGATCGAAGCGGCCCGCGGCGGGACCCTGTTCTTGGACGAGATCGGCGAGCTGCCGCTCTCGGTGCAAGCGAAGCTCCTGGGGTTTCTCCAGAGCCGAAGCTACTTCCGTCTCGGCGGCACGAAGGCCGTCGAGGCCGACGTTCGCGTCGTCGCCGCCACCAACCGCGATCTGAAGGAGCTGGTGGCCGAGAGGCGCTTTCGCGAAGATCTCTTCTACCGGCTCGACGTCCTTCGCATCCACGTGCCGCCGCTTCGCGAGCGCGTCTCGGATATCGCGCTCATCGCCGACGCGATTCTCGTGCGCCTGGCCGAACAGCACGGCCGGCGGCTCGCGCTTTCTCGCGCCGCGGAGCTCGCGCTCGAGGAGAGCGAGTGGCCCGGCAACGTGCGCCAACTCGAGAATGTGATCGCGCGCGGTTGGGCGACGGCGCTCGCGGAGGGCACCGCGCGCGTCGACGCGCGTCACGTCTTTCCGGGCGCGAAGGCCGAGGCGCCGAGCGACGCGGAGACCAACGAGCCCGAGGGTTGGCGCGAGGCCACGCTGCGATTTCAGCGGCGCCTGCTCGCCGACACGCTCGCGGCGACGTCGTGGAACGTGGCCGAGTCAGCCCGGCGTCTCGGCGTCGCGCGCTCTCACATGAACGAGCTCATCAGGGCGCATGGTCTCGAACGACCCGGCTGA
- a CDS encoding serine/threonine protein kinase, translating to MVSNDPADDGPDEQADSPAPPAAGELPVGFRVGDYVVTGRVGSGATSVVYSGEEPRIKKRVAIKVLKEIVDPARRDVARVLREARLVNEVGHAGIVDVFAFGLLDDGRPYLVMSLLSGRSLGDELRARGRLPPKEAWVIARDIADALAAAHRAGIVHRDLKPDNVFLERHGEGVRPRLLDFGIAKADERPDELALSQTGRPMGTPLYMAPEQWWARGVEPRTDQYAFGVLLFELLTGRPPFAASTYVELLQAHLHEAPPTLASRAFNASAAHEALVERLLAKAPDARFESMAAVIAAGDRAFDAAGVASSSPAATTLAPETRGNERRAAAPTPAESAPLPRPSHRPLASSPRRPREARRARGREPW from the coding sequence ATGGTCTCGAACGACCCGGCTGACGACGGGCCTGACGAGCAGGCTGACTCGCCCGCACCGCCGGCGGCCGGCGAGCTGCCCGTCGGCTTTCGGGTGGGCGACTACGTCGTGACGGGGCGCGTGGGCTCGGGCGCCACGAGCGTCGTGTACTCCGGCGAGGAGCCGCGCATCAAGAAGCGCGTCGCCATCAAGGTGCTCAAAGAGATCGTCGATCCGGCGCGGCGCGACGTCGCCCGCGTTCTTCGTGAGGCTCGCCTCGTCAACGAGGTGGGCCACGCCGGCATCGTCGATGTCTTTGCCTTTGGCCTGCTCGACGATGGTCGCCCGTACCTCGTCATGTCGTTGCTCTCAGGGCGTTCGCTCGGCGATGAGCTCCGGGCGCGCGGCCGCTTGCCCCCCAAGGAGGCGTGGGTCATCGCACGGGACATCGCCGACGCGCTCGCGGCGGCCCATCGCGCCGGGATCGTCCACCGCGACCTCAAGCCCGACAACGTGTTCCTCGAGAGGCATGGCGAGGGCGTGCGGCCGCGCCTCTTGGACTTCGGCATCGCAAAGGCCGACGAGCGGCCCGACGAGCTTGCGCTGTCGCAAACAGGCCGGCCCATGGGGACACCGCTCTACATGGCGCCGGAGCAATGGTGGGCGCGCGGCGTCGAGCCGCGCACCGATCAGTACGCTTTCGGTGTTTTGCTCTTCGAATTGCTCACGGGCCGGCCGCCCTTCGCGGCGAGCACGTACGTGGAGCTCTTGCAGGCGCACCTGCACGAAGCGCCTCCCACGCTGGCTTCCCGCGCGTTCAACGCCTCGGCGGCCCACGAGGCGCTCGTCGAGCGATTGCTCGCGAAGGCACCCGATGCACGCTTCGAGTCGATGGCGGCCGTGATCGCCGCGGGCGATCGCGCCTTTGACGCCGCCGGCGTCGCGAGCTCTTCGCCGGCGGCCACGACCCTCGCTCCCGAAACGCGCGGCAACGAACGGCGAGCCGCCGCGCCAACACCTGCGGAGTCTGCGCCCTTGCCTCGGCCATCGCACCGGCCTTTGGCTTCGTCGCCGCGCCGACCGCGCGAGGCGCGCCGCGCGCGCGGTCGCGAGCCATGGTGA